The Paramormyrops kingsleyae isolate MSU_618 chromosome 11, PKINGS_0.4, whole genome shotgun sequence genome includes a window with the following:
- the myrf gene encoding myelin regulatory factor isoform X4 yields the protein MLWLRAGHDINSSLEPANIDTSILEEYISKEDDSSDICFSEVQGGSGPSFSSPQPGVSSGGVTCDVSPHAPLRPGAQPPLPPLCQTSYPTAPSLGGHRHSYPYLGQQPQQLQQSHVKTEHRGHYASGTLPESPPDSSSEPYSPQQVNDPHLLSKMTPENMCHISPPLPQPHYSGLQRDMYLKQEPMISQYPPGPAMCTPGGDIQQSQMLHQLLQLPQGQDAIPGHQAKKRKHSDSPPSTLNTQMLSGIIKQEPGLIQDAENSYLDPNYQCIKWQPHQQNKWTLLYDANCKELPMPTYRVDADKGFNFSVPDDAFVCQKKNHFQVTVYIGMLGDPKYVKTSEGLQPIDCFYLKLNGVKLEAMNQCINVEQSQSDRSKRPFKPVLVTLPPEQVTKVTVGRLHFSETTANNMRKKGKPNPDQRYFMLVVALQAQSHNQSYTVAAQVSERIIVRVTSASNPGQFESDSEVLWQRGQLPDSVYHHGRVGINTDRPDEALVVHGNLKVMGSLVHPSDIRAKENIQEVNTTDNLKRISQMRLVHYHYKPEFAATVGIENTAETGVIAQEVQQILPEAVKEGGDVVYANGETIPNLLVVNKDRIFMENVGAVKELCKLTDNLETRIDELERWSRKLAKLRRLDSMKSTVSGGTASQSGSQFSRAGSVPIKKRSGRSGSKSPAPENGCISQKFLHGAILALVIIMAFSVVSMSILYALTRHQQGEIEADGSASLCTFSVSWTPVLTATLTLCPSVCPCRSSSGLGSSRKASFSPAASTPPPQVPPSPSMSNKDPCCPSPTSQSNQSTTSVLPSNNQSTSAPVSLAPTPGGTNKKAKSRPIEKDARHRNRLSHTSAPAPSFQSKTKRPLPADQGSSSVDKWLPAPRQQRSIHTRGRNPAPSLTSMRILETGQPITMEFCPLPDSCRTGVHSYTVSLHGNNYTSLSHVTLHMRSNISVLVFQCGVTRGRHCSPYPDMQTQHSAEQPHSQQNVFTKGQEHLWSVPRLSFQDVSYHFRVALSKQVICATKEEKEYIGQYSDYHFLFQRSCG from the exons ATGCTGTGGTTACGAGCAG GCCATGATATCAACAGCTCCTTGGAGCCGGCTAACATTGACACAAGTATCTTGGAGGAGTATATCAGCAAGGAAGACGACAGCTCTGACAT ATGTTTCTCTGAGGTCCAGGGAGGCTCTGGCCCCAGCTTCTCCTCCCCCCAGCCCGGGGTCTCCTCAGGGGGAGTGACATGTGATGTGAGCCCCCACGCACCCCTGCGCCCGGGCGCCCAGCCGCCCCTGCCCCCACTCTGCCAGACCTCTTACCCCACAGCTCCATCACTAGGAGGCCATCGACACAGCTACCCCTACCTGGGGCAGCAACCACAGCAGCTTCAGCAGTCTCACGTCAAGACAGAGCACAGGGGCCACTACGCCTCTGG AACATTACCTGAGTCCCCGCCAGACTCCAGCTCAGAACCGTATTCCCCCCAGCAAGTGAATG ACCCTCACCTGCTCAGCAAGATGACTCCCGAGAACATGTGCCACATCTCACCACCTCTACCCCAGCCGCACTACTCTGGCCTGCAGCGAGACATGTACCTGAAACAGGAGCCAATGATATCGCAGTACCCACCTGGGCCGGCCATGTGCACGCCGGGTGGGGATATCCAGCAGAGCCAAATGCTCCAtcagctgctgcagcttccTCAAGGACagga TGCTATTCCCGGTCACCAAGCCAAGAAGAGGAAGCACTCTGACTCCCCTCCAAGCACCCTCAACACGCAGATGCTCAGTGGTATCATCAAGCAAGAGCCAG GGTTGATCCAGGATGCAGAGAATTCCTACCTGGACCCTAATTACCAGTGCATCAAGTGGCAGCCCCACCAGCAGAACAAATGGACTCTCCTGTATGATGCCAACTGCAAGGAGCT GCCAATGCCCACTTATCGCGTTGACGCTGACAAGGGCTTTAACTTCTCAGTGCCAGATGATGCCTTTGTGTGCCAGAAGAAGAACCACTTCCAGGTCACAGTGTACATCGGCATGTTGGGTGATCCTAAATATGTCAAGACCAGTGAGGGTCTGCAGCCTATAGACTGCTTCTACCTCAAACTCAACGGAGTGAAG CTTGAAGCCATGAACCAATGTATCAACGTGGAGCAATCTCAGTCTGACCGCAGCAAGAGACCATTCAAACCAGTTCT CGTGACTCTGCCCCCGGAGCAGGTGACCAAGGTTACAGTGGGGCGGCTTCATTTCAGTGAGACGACAGCCAACAACATGAGGAAGAAAGGAAAACCCAACCCTGACCAGCG gTACTTCATGCTGGTGGTGGCGCTGCAGGCCCAGTCCCACAATCAGAGCTACACTGTCGCGGCTCAGGTGTCAGAGAGGATTATCGTCAGGGTAACCTCT GCATCGAACCCAGGGCAGTTTGAGAGCGACAGCGAGGTCCTGTGGCAACGGGGCCAGCTTCCCGACTCTGTGTACCACCACGGCAGAGTGGGCATCAACACCGACCGGCCAGATGAGGCGCTGGTGGTTCACGGCAACCTCAAAGTCATGGGATCCTTGGTGCACCCCTCGGACATCCGTGCCAAAGAGAACATCCAGGAG GTAAACACCACGGACAATCTGAAGAGGATCTCTCAGATGCGGCTGGTGCACTATCACTACAAGCCTGAGTTTGCAGCCACCGTGGGGATTGAGAACACCGCAGAAACAG GAGTGATTGCCCAGGAGGTGCAACAGATCCTGCCAGAGGCAGTTAAGGAGGGTGGAGATGTTGTGTATGCCAACGGGGAGACCATCCCTAACCTGCTGGTGGTCAACAAG GACCGCATCTTCATGGAGAACGTTGGGGCGGTGAAGGAGCTGTGCAAGCTGACGGACAACCTGGAGACGCGCATTGACGAGCTGGAGCGCTGGAGCCGCAAGCTGGCTAAGCTGCGGCGGCTGGACAGCATGAAGAGCACTGTGAGCGGGGGAACGGCTAG TCAATCAGGAAGTCAGTTCAGTCGAGCAGGAAGTGTTCCTATCAAGAAAAGATCAGGCAGATCTGGGAGCAAG AGTCCTGCTCCAGAAAATGGCTGCATCAGCCAAAAGTTCTTGCATGGCGCCATCCTGGCCCTGGTCATTATAATGGCATTCAG TGTTGTCTCCATGTCGATCCTCTACGCATTGACTCGACACCAGCAAGGTGAAATAGAGGCTGATGG CTCTGCATCCCTCTGCACTTTCTCTGTGTCTTGGACACCTGTCCTCACTGCAACTCTCACgctctgtccatctgtctgtccctg CAGGTCGAGTTCCGGATTGGGATCATCCCGCAAGGCCAGTTTCTCCCCAGCAGCTTCCACTCCTCCACCACAAG TCCCACCCTCTCCCTCGATGTCCAATAAAGATCCATGCTGCCCTTCTCCAACTTCCCAGAGCAACCAGTCAACCACAAGTGTGTTGCCAAGCAACAACCAGTCAACATCAG CGCCCGTTAGCTTAGCCCCAACCCCAGGCGGCACCAACAAGAAGGCCAAGTCTCGTCCAATAGAAAAGGACGCACGTCACAGGAACCGTCTGAGTCACACCTCAGCACCAGCACCCTCCTTCCAATCCAAGACCAAGAGACCCCTGCCTGCAGACCAGGGGAGCTCCAGCGTGGACAAATGGCTCCCAGCTCCCCGGCAACAACGTAGCATCCACACAAGGG GTCGAAACCCCGCCCCCTCTCTGACATCAATGCGAATCCTGGAGACGGGCCAGCCTATCACCATGGAGTTCTGTCCTTTGCCTGATAGCTGCAg GACTGGAGTCCATAGCTACACTGTCTCTCTCCATGGAAACAACTACACCTCTCTTTCCCATGTGACTCTACACATGAG GTCCAACATCAGCGTTCTGGTATTCCAGTGTGGCGtcaccagggggcgccactgTTCACCCTATCCTGACATGCAGACGCAGCACAGTGCAGAACAACCACACAGCCAGCAGAATGTTTTCACAAAG GGGCAGGAACACTTATGGTCTGTGCCAAGACTGTCCTTCCAGGACGTCAGCTACCACTTCCGTGTGGCGCTGTCT AAACAAGTAATCTGTGCCACCAAGGAGGAGAAGGAATACATCGGTCAATACTCTGATTACCACTTCCTGTTTCAGCGAAGCTGTGGATAA
- the myrf gene encoding myelin regulatory factor isoform X3, which yields MDVVDETEALRRFFEGHDINSSLEPANIDTSILEEYISKEDDSSDICFSEVQGGSGPSFSSPQPGVSSGGVTCDVSPHAPLRPGAQPPLPPLCQTSYPTAPSLGGHRHSYPYLGQQPQQLQQSHVKTEHRGHYASGTLPESPPDSSSEPYSPQQVNDPHLLSKMTPENMCHISPPLPQPHYSGLQRDMYLKQEPMISQYPPGPAMCTPGGDIQQSQMLHQLLQLPQGQDAIPGHQAKKRKHSDSPPSTLNTQMLSGIIKQEPGLIQDAENSYLDPNYQCIKWQPHQQNKWTLLYDANCKELPMPTYRVDADKGFNFSVPDDAFVCQKKNHFQVTVYIGMLGDPKYVKTSEGLQPIDCFYLKLNGVKLEAMNQCINVEQSQSDRSKRPFKPVLVTLPPEQVTKVTVGRLHFSETTANNMRKKGKPNPDQRYFMLVVALQAQSHNQSYTVAAQVSERIIVRASNPGQFESDSEVLWQRGQLPDSVYHHGRVGINTDRPDEALVVHGNLKVMGSLVHPSDIRAKENIQEVNTTDNLKRISQMRLVHYHYKPEFAATVGIENTAETGVIAQEVQQILPEAVKEGGDVVYANGETIPNLLVVNKDRIFMENVGAVKELCKLTDNLETRIDELERWSRKLAKLRRLDSMKSTVSGGTASQSGSQFSRAGSVPIKKRSGRSGSKSPAPENGCISQKFLHGAILALVIIMAFSVVSMSILYALTRHQQGEIEADGSASLCTFSVSWTPVLTATLTLCPSVCPCRSSSGLGSSRKASFSPAASTPPPQVPPSPSMSNKDPCCPSPTSQSNQSTTSVLPSNNQSTSAPVSLAPTPGGTNKKAKSRPIEKDARHRNRLSHTSAPAPSFQSKTKRPLPADQGSSSVDKWLPAPRQQRSIHTRGRNPAPSLTSMRILETGQPITMEFCPLPDSCRTGVHSYTVSLHGNNYTSLSHVTLHMRSNISVLVFQCGVTRGRHCSPYPDMQTQHSAEQPHSQQNVFTKGQEHLWSVPRLSFQDVSYHFRVALSKQVICATKEEKEYIGQYSDYHFLFQRSCG from the exons GCCATGATATCAACAGCTCCTTGGAGCCGGCTAACATTGACACAAGTATCTTGGAGGAGTATATCAGCAAGGAAGACGACAGCTCTGACAT ATGTTTCTCTGAGGTCCAGGGAGGCTCTGGCCCCAGCTTCTCCTCCCCCCAGCCCGGGGTCTCCTCAGGGGGAGTGACATGTGATGTGAGCCCCCACGCACCCCTGCGCCCGGGCGCCCAGCCGCCCCTGCCCCCACTCTGCCAGACCTCTTACCCCACAGCTCCATCACTAGGAGGCCATCGACACAGCTACCCCTACCTGGGGCAGCAACCACAGCAGCTTCAGCAGTCTCACGTCAAGACAGAGCACAGGGGCCACTACGCCTCTGG AACATTACCTGAGTCCCCGCCAGACTCCAGCTCAGAACCGTATTCCCCCCAGCAAGTGAATG ACCCTCACCTGCTCAGCAAGATGACTCCCGAGAACATGTGCCACATCTCACCACCTCTACCCCAGCCGCACTACTCTGGCCTGCAGCGAGACATGTACCTGAAACAGGAGCCAATGATATCGCAGTACCCACCTGGGCCGGCCATGTGCACGCCGGGTGGGGATATCCAGCAGAGCCAAATGCTCCAtcagctgctgcagcttccTCAAGGACagga TGCTATTCCCGGTCACCAAGCCAAGAAGAGGAAGCACTCTGACTCCCCTCCAAGCACCCTCAACACGCAGATGCTCAGTGGTATCATCAAGCAAGAGCCAG GGTTGATCCAGGATGCAGAGAATTCCTACCTGGACCCTAATTACCAGTGCATCAAGTGGCAGCCCCACCAGCAGAACAAATGGACTCTCCTGTATGATGCCAACTGCAAGGAGCT GCCAATGCCCACTTATCGCGTTGACGCTGACAAGGGCTTTAACTTCTCAGTGCCAGATGATGCCTTTGTGTGCCAGAAGAAGAACCACTTCCAGGTCACAGTGTACATCGGCATGTTGGGTGATCCTAAATATGTCAAGACCAGTGAGGGTCTGCAGCCTATAGACTGCTTCTACCTCAAACTCAACGGAGTGAAG CTTGAAGCCATGAACCAATGTATCAACGTGGAGCAATCTCAGTCTGACCGCAGCAAGAGACCATTCAAACCAGTTCT CGTGACTCTGCCCCCGGAGCAGGTGACCAAGGTTACAGTGGGGCGGCTTCATTTCAGTGAGACGACAGCCAACAACATGAGGAAGAAAGGAAAACCCAACCCTGACCAGCG gTACTTCATGCTGGTGGTGGCGCTGCAGGCCCAGTCCCACAATCAGAGCTACACTGTCGCGGCTCAGGTGTCAGAGAGGATTATCGTCAGG GCATCGAACCCAGGGCAGTTTGAGAGCGACAGCGAGGTCCTGTGGCAACGGGGCCAGCTTCCCGACTCTGTGTACCACCACGGCAGAGTGGGCATCAACACCGACCGGCCAGATGAGGCGCTGGTGGTTCACGGCAACCTCAAAGTCATGGGATCCTTGGTGCACCCCTCGGACATCCGTGCCAAAGAGAACATCCAGGAG GTAAACACCACGGACAATCTGAAGAGGATCTCTCAGATGCGGCTGGTGCACTATCACTACAAGCCTGAGTTTGCAGCCACCGTGGGGATTGAGAACACCGCAGAAACAG GAGTGATTGCCCAGGAGGTGCAACAGATCCTGCCAGAGGCAGTTAAGGAGGGTGGAGATGTTGTGTATGCCAACGGGGAGACCATCCCTAACCTGCTGGTGGTCAACAAG GACCGCATCTTCATGGAGAACGTTGGGGCGGTGAAGGAGCTGTGCAAGCTGACGGACAACCTGGAGACGCGCATTGACGAGCTGGAGCGCTGGAGCCGCAAGCTGGCTAAGCTGCGGCGGCTGGACAGCATGAAGAGCACTGTGAGCGGGGGAACGGCTAG TCAATCAGGAAGTCAGTTCAGTCGAGCAGGAAGTGTTCCTATCAAGAAAAGATCAGGCAGATCTGGGAGCAAG AGTCCTGCTCCAGAAAATGGCTGCATCAGCCAAAAGTTCTTGCATGGCGCCATCCTGGCCCTGGTCATTATAATGGCATTCAG TGTTGTCTCCATGTCGATCCTCTACGCATTGACTCGACACCAGCAAGGTGAAATAGAGGCTGATGG CTCTGCATCCCTCTGCACTTTCTCTGTGTCTTGGACACCTGTCCTCACTGCAACTCTCACgctctgtccatctgtctgtccctg CAGGTCGAGTTCCGGATTGGGATCATCCCGCAAGGCCAGTTTCTCCCCAGCAGCTTCCACTCCTCCACCACAAG TCCCACCCTCTCCCTCGATGTCCAATAAAGATCCATGCTGCCCTTCTCCAACTTCCCAGAGCAACCAGTCAACCACAAGTGTGTTGCCAAGCAACAACCAGTCAACATCAG CGCCCGTTAGCTTAGCCCCAACCCCAGGCGGCACCAACAAGAAGGCCAAGTCTCGTCCAATAGAAAAGGACGCACGTCACAGGAACCGTCTGAGTCACACCTCAGCACCAGCACCCTCCTTCCAATCCAAGACCAAGAGACCCCTGCCTGCAGACCAGGGGAGCTCCAGCGTGGACAAATGGCTCCCAGCTCCCCGGCAACAACGTAGCATCCACACAAGGG GTCGAAACCCCGCCCCCTCTCTGACATCAATGCGAATCCTGGAGACGGGCCAGCCTATCACCATGGAGTTCTGTCCTTTGCCTGATAGCTGCAg GACTGGAGTCCATAGCTACACTGTCTCTCTCCATGGAAACAACTACACCTCTCTTTCCCATGTGACTCTACACATGAG GTCCAACATCAGCGTTCTGGTATTCCAGTGTGGCGtcaccagggggcgccactgTTCACCCTATCCTGACATGCAGACGCAGCACAGTGCAGAACAACCACACAGCCAGCAGAATGTTTTCACAAAG GGGCAGGAACACTTATGGTCTGTGCCAAGACTGTCCTTCCAGGACGTCAGCTACCACTTCCGTGTGGCGCTGTCT AAACAAGTAATCTGTGCCACCAAGGAGGAGAAGGAATACATCGGTCAATACTCTGATTACCACTTCCTGTTTCAGCGAAGCTGTGGATAA
- the myrf gene encoding myelin regulatory factor isoform X6, producing the protein MDVVDETEALRRFFEGHDINSSLEPANIDTSILEEYISKEDDSSDICFSEVQGGSGPSFSSPQPGVSSGGVTCDVSPHAPLRPGAQPPLPPLCQTSYPTAPSLGGHRHSYPYLGQQPQQLQQSHVKTEHRGHYASGTLPESPPDSSSEPYSPQQVNDPHLLSKMTPENMCHISPPLPQPHYSGLQRDMYLKQEPMISQYPPGPAMCTPGGDIQQSQMLHQLLQLPQGQDAIPGHQAKKRKHSDSPPSTLNTQMLSGIIKQEPGLIQDAENSYLDPNYQCIKWQPHQQNKWTLLYDANCKELPMPTYRVDADKGFNFSVPDDAFVCQKKNHFQVTVYIGMLGDPKYVKTSEGLQPIDCFYLKLNGVKLEAMNQCINVEQSQSDRSKRPFKPVLVTLPPEQVTKVTVGRLHFSETTANNMRKKGKPNPDQRYFMLVVALQAQSHNQSYTVAAQVSERIIVRVTSASNPGQFESDSEVLWQRGQLPDSVYHHGRVGINTDRPDEALVVHGNLKVMGSLVHPSDIRAKENIQEVNTTDNLKRISQMRLVHYHYKPEFAATVGIENTAETGVIAQEVQQILPEAVKEGGDVVYANGETIPNLLVVNKDRIFMENVGAVKELCKLTDNLETRIDELERWSRKLAKLRRLDSMKSTVSGGTASQSGSQFSRAGSVPIKKRSGRSGSKSPAPENGCISQKFLHGAILALVIIMAFSVVSMSILYALTRHQQGEIEADGSSSGLGSSRKASFSPAASTPPPQVPPSPSMSNKDPCCPSPTSQSNQSTTSVLPSNNQSTSAPVSLAPTPGGTNKKAKSRPIEKDARHRNRLSHTSAPAPSFQSKTKRPLPADQGSSSVDKWLPAPRQQRSIHTRGRNPAPSLTSMRILETGQPITMEFCPLPDSCRTGVHSYTVSLHGNNYTSLSHVTLHMRSNISVLVFQCGVTRGRHCSPYPDMQTQHSAEQPHSQQNVFTKGQEHLWSVPRLSFQDVSYHFRVALSKQVICATKEEKEYIGQYSDYHFLFQRSCG; encoded by the exons GCCATGATATCAACAGCTCCTTGGAGCCGGCTAACATTGACACAAGTATCTTGGAGGAGTATATCAGCAAGGAAGACGACAGCTCTGACAT ATGTTTCTCTGAGGTCCAGGGAGGCTCTGGCCCCAGCTTCTCCTCCCCCCAGCCCGGGGTCTCCTCAGGGGGAGTGACATGTGATGTGAGCCCCCACGCACCCCTGCGCCCGGGCGCCCAGCCGCCCCTGCCCCCACTCTGCCAGACCTCTTACCCCACAGCTCCATCACTAGGAGGCCATCGACACAGCTACCCCTACCTGGGGCAGCAACCACAGCAGCTTCAGCAGTCTCACGTCAAGACAGAGCACAGGGGCCACTACGCCTCTGG AACATTACCTGAGTCCCCGCCAGACTCCAGCTCAGAACCGTATTCCCCCCAGCAAGTGAATG ACCCTCACCTGCTCAGCAAGATGACTCCCGAGAACATGTGCCACATCTCACCACCTCTACCCCAGCCGCACTACTCTGGCCTGCAGCGAGACATGTACCTGAAACAGGAGCCAATGATATCGCAGTACCCACCTGGGCCGGCCATGTGCACGCCGGGTGGGGATATCCAGCAGAGCCAAATGCTCCAtcagctgctgcagcttccTCAAGGACagga TGCTATTCCCGGTCACCAAGCCAAGAAGAGGAAGCACTCTGACTCCCCTCCAAGCACCCTCAACACGCAGATGCTCAGTGGTATCATCAAGCAAGAGCCAG GGTTGATCCAGGATGCAGAGAATTCCTACCTGGACCCTAATTACCAGTGCATCAAGTGGCAGCCCCACCAGCAGAACAAATGGACTCTCCTGTATGATGCCAACTGCAAGGAGCT GCCAATGCCCACTTATCGCGTTGACGCTGACAAGGGCTTTAACTTCTCAGTGCCAGATGATGCCTTTGTGTGCCAGAAGAAGAACCACTTCCAGGTCACAGTGTACATCGGCATGTTGGGTGATCCTAAATATGTCAAGACCAGTGAGGGTCTGCAGCCTATAGACTGCTTCTACCTCAAACTCAACGGAGTGAAG CTTGAAGCCATGAACCAATGTATCAACGTGGAGCAATCTCAGTCTGACCGCAGCAAGAGACCATTCAAACCAGTTCT CGTGACTCTGCCCCCGGAGCAGGTGACCAAGGTTACAGTGGGGCGGCTTCATTTCAGTGAGACGACAGCCAACAACATGAGGAAGAAAGGAAAACCCAACCCTGACCAGCG gTACTTCATGCTGGTGGTGGCGCTGCAGGCCCAGTCCCACAATCAGAGCTACACTGTCGCGGCTCAGGTGTCAGAGAGGATTATCGTCAGGGTAACCTCT GCATCGAACCCAGGGCAGTTTGAGAGCGACAGCGAGGTCCTGTGGCAACGGGGCCAGCTTCCCGACTCTGTGTACCACCACGGCAGAGTGGGCATCAACACCGACCGGCCAGATGAGGCGCTGGTGGTTCACGGCAACCTCAAAGTCATGGGATCCTTGGTGCACCCCTCGGACATCCGTGCCAAAGAGAACATCCAGGAG GTAAACACCACGGACAATCTGAAGAGGATCTCTCAGATGCGGCTGGTGCACTATCACTACAAGCCTGAGTTTGCAGCCACCGTGGGGATTGAGAACACCGCAGAAACAG GAGTGATTGCCCAGGAGGTGCAACAGATCCTGCCAGAGGCAGTTAAGGAGGGTGGAGATGTTGTGTATGCCAACGGGGAGACCATCCCTAACCTGCTGGTGGTCAACAAG GACCGCATCTTCATGGAGAACGTTGGGGCGGTGAAGGAGCTGTGCAAGCTGACGGACAACCTGGAGACGCGCATTGACGAGCTGGAGCGCTGGAGCCGCAAGCTGGCTAAGCTGCGGCGGCTGGACAGCATGAAGAGCACTGTGAGCGGGGGAACGGCTAG TCAATCAGGAAGTCAGTTCAGTCGAGCAGGAAGTGTTCCTATCAAGAAAAGATCAGGCAGATCTGGGAGCAAG AGTCCTGCTCCAGAAAATGGCTGCATCAGCCAAAAGTTCTTGCATGGCGCCATCCTGGCCCTGGTCATTATAATGGCATTCAG TGTTGTCTCCATGTCGATCCTCTACGCATTGACTCGACACCAGCAAGGTGAAATAGAGGCTGATGG GTCGAGTTCCGGATTGGGATCATCCCGCAAGGCCAGTTTCTCCCCAGCAGCTTCCACTCCTCCACCACAAG TCCCACCCTCTCCCTCGATGTCCAATAAAGATCCATGCTGCCCTTCTCCAACTTCCCAGAGCAACCAGTCAACCACAAGTGTGTTGCCAAGCAACAACCAGTCAACATCAG CGCCCGTTAGCTTAGCCCCAACCCCAGGCGGCACCAACAAGAAGGCCAAGTCTCGTCCAATAGAAAAGGACGCACGTCACAGGAACCGTCTGAGTCACACCTCAGCACCAGCACCCTCCTTCCAATCCAAGACCAAGAGACCCCTGCCTGCAGACCAGGGGAGCTCCAGCGTGGACAAATGGCTCCCAGCTCCCCGGCAACAACGTAGCATCCACACAAGGG GTCGAAACCCCGCCCCCTCTCTGACATCAATGCGAATCCTGGAGACGGGCCAGCCTATCACCATGGAGTTCTGTCCTTTGCCTGATAGCTGCAg GACTGGAGTCCATAGCTACACTGTCTCTCTCCATGGAAACAACTACACCTCTCTTTCCCATGTGACTCTACACATGAG GTCCAACATCAGCGTTCTGGTATTCCAGTGTGGCGtcaccagggggcgccactgTTCACCCTATCCTGACATGCAGACGCAGCACAGTGCAGAACAACCACACAGCCAGCAGAATGTTTTCACAAAG GGGCAGGAACACTTATGGTCTGTGCCAAGACTGTCCTTCCAGGACGTCAGCTACCACTTCCGTGTGGCGCTGTCT AAACAAGTAATCTGTGCCACCAAGGAGGAGAAGGAATACATCGGTCAATACTCTGATTACCACTTCCTGTTTCAGCGAAGCTGTGGATAA